Proteins encoded within one genomic window of Gloeobacter kilaueensis JS1:
- a CDS encoding YifB family Mg chelatase-like AAA ATPase has protein sequence MLACVHSAALMGIDALAVTVEVDVGFGLPQTTLVGLPDAAVQESRERIKAALQNSGYTFPVRRIIVNLAPGDLKKAGPSFDLPIALAVLAASEQLSAEPLKDFLFAGELSLDGSLRPVTGAMCLAIGARQLGFKGIVVPEANGPEAALIEGIAVYGLDSLGAVVRFLNAPERHRPCTGDLRALLERQSAIEADLSDVRGQPLARRALEVAAAGGHNLLLLGPPGSGKTMLARRLPGILPGLSVEEALESTRLYSVAGLLSRQDQLITGRPFRAPHHSVSIAALVGGGSLPKPGEVSLSHNGVLFLDEAPEFPRPVLEALRQPLEEGQVLISRARQSLIFPARFAVVLAANPCPCGYYGDPQIACRCTALQRARYWGRLSGPLLDRIDLQILVGRPKPEEVARLGTGESSAAIRERVARARERQKNRFTDHPGVRCNAHMQPGQLRRFCRLDSPSQQLLEKAVRSLHLSARSADRILKVALTLADLAESEAIGAVQIAEALQFRTLERMQSAS, from the coding sequence ATGCTCGCCTGCGTACACAGTGCTGCCCTGATGGGAATTGACGCCCTCGCTGTCACCGTCGAGGTCGATGTGGGTTTTGGTCTACCGCAGACGACGCTGGTCGGTCTGCCCGATGCCGCCGTACAGGAGTCGCGCGAGCGAATCAAAGCGGCGCTGCAAAATTCGGGCTACACCTTTCCGGTGCGCCGCATCATCGTCAACCTTGCCCCCGGCGATCTCAAAAAGGCCGGTCCGAGTTTCGATCTGCCGATTGCCCTCGCCGTCCTCGCTGCCTCCGAACAGCTGAGCGCCGAGCCGCTCAAAGATTTTTTGTTCGCAGGCGAACTCTCCCTCGACGGCAGCCTCAGGCCCGTCACCGGTGCGATGTGTCTTGCGATCGGAGCCCGGCAACTGGGTTTCAAGGGCATCGTCGTGCCGGAGGCGAACGGACCGGAAGCGGCACTGATCGAGGGGATCGCCGTCTATGGGCTGGACAGTCTGGGGGCGGTCGTTCGATTTTTGAACGCGCCGGAGCGGCACAGGCCCTGTACAGGCGACCTGCGTGCCCTGCTGGAGCGCCAGAGCGCGATCGAGGCGGATCTGAGCGACGTGCGCGGTCAGCCTCTCGCGCGGCGAGCCCTGGAGGTGGCTGCCGCCGGTGGCCACAACCTGCTGTTACTCGGTCCACCCGGCTCGGGCAAGACGATGCTTGCCCGCCGTCTGCCAGGCATTTTGCCGGGACTGAGCGTCGAGGAGGCGCTCGAATCGACGCGCCTCTACTCGGTGGCCGGTCTGCTCTCGCGCCAGGACCAGCTGATTACGGGCCGCCCCTTCCGCGCCCCGCACCACTCGGTCTCGATCGCTGCTCTGGTGGGCGGTGGTAGCCTGCCGAAGCCGGGGGAGGTGAGCCTCTCGCACAACGGCGTGCTGTTTTTAGACGAAGCGCCCGAATTTCCCCGCCCGGTCCTCGAAGCGCTGCGCCAGCCGCTCGAAGAAGGCCAGGTGCTCATCTCCCGCGCCCGCCAATCGCTTATCTTCCCGGCGCGCTTTGCGGTGGTGCTGGCCGCCAACCCCTGCCCCTGCGGCTACTACGGCGATCCGCAAATCGCCTGCCGCTGCACGGCTCTGCAGCGGGCCCGCTACTGGGGGCGGCTTTCTGGACCGCTGCTGGACCGCATCGACCTGCAGATCCTGGTTGGACGGCCCAAACCGGAAGAGGTGGCTCGCCTGGGCACAGGCGAATCGTCTGCCGCGATCCGCGAGCGGGTCGCCCGCGCCCGCGAGCGGCAAAAAAACCGCTTTACAGACCATCCAGGAGTGCGCTGCAACGCCCACATGCAGCCGGGGCAACTGCGCCGCTTCTGCCGCCTTGACAGTCCTTCGCAGCAACTATTAGAAAAGGCCGTGCGCAGCCTGCACCTGTCGGCCAGGTCCGCAGACCGGATATTGAAGGTCGCCCTTACCCTCGCGGATCTGGCCGAATCCGAAGCGATCGGTGCCGTTCAGATCGCCGAAGCGCTGCAGTTTCGCACTCTCGAGCGAATGCAGAGCGCCAGTTAA
- a CDS encoding citrate synthase has translation MSGEYVPGLEGVPATRSNISFVDGKNGILEYRGIPIEQLAESSTFLETAFLLIFAHLPIKDELLAFEAEILSHRRVKYRIRDMIKSFPEGGRPMVALQACIAALGLFYPISRDMSKEEYAYNSTIRLLSKVPTMVATFHQMRLGNDPIPPRDDLGHAGNFLYMLTGREPDPRAARIFDVCLMLHAEHTVNASTFSALVTASTLADPYTVITSAAGTLSGPLHGGANEEVIRMLKDIGTIERVRPYIEERLARKERIMGVGHRVYKVKDPRAKILQNLAQELFDRFGHSRLYDIALEVERVCDELLGHRGIYPNVDFYSGLVYEKLGIPSDLFTPVFAISRVAGWLAHWHEQLTDNRIFRPSQVYTGTRQVEYTPLSLRSYA, from the coding sequence ATGAGTGGCGAATACGTTCCTGGTCTTGAAGGTGTGCCTGCCACCCGCTCCAATATCAGCTTCGTCGATGGCAAAAACGGCATCCTCGAGTACCGGGGCATCCCGATCGAGCAGTTGGCCGAATCGAGCACTTTTTTGGAAACCGCTTTTTTGCTCATCTTTGCCCACCTGCCGATCAAGGACGAACTGCTCGCCTTCGAGGCGGAGATCCTCTCCCATCGCCGGGTCAAATATCGTATCCGCGACATGATCAAAAGCTTTCCTGAGGGCGGCAGGCCGATGGTGGCCCTGCAAGCCTGCATCGCTGCTCTCGGGCTTTTTTATCCGATCAGCCGCGACATGTCCAAGGAGGAATACGCCTACAACTCGACTATCCGTCTGCTCTCGAAGGTGCCGACGATGGTGGCCACCTTTCACCAGATGCGCCTGGGCAACGATCCGATCCCGCCCCGCGACGATCTGGGCCACGCCGGCAACTTTTTGTATATGCTCACAGGCCGTGAACCGGACCCGCGAGCGGCGCGCATCTTCGATGTCTGTCTGATGCTGCACGCCGAGCACACCGTCAACGCCTCGACTTTCTCGGCCCTCGTCACCGCTTCGACCCTGGCCGATCCCTACACCGTGATCACCTCGGCGGCGGGCACCCTCTCTGGTCCCCTGCACGGCGGTGCCAACGAGGAGGTGATCCGGATGCTCAAAGACATTGGCACCATCGAGCGGGTCCGGCCCTACATCGAGGAGCGGCTGGCCCGCAAGGAGCGAATCATGGGTGTGGGCCACCGGGTCTACAAAGTGAAAGATCCGCGCGCAAAGATCCTCCAAAATCTGGCCCAGGAATTGTTTGACCGCTTTGGCCATAGCCGCCTCTACGACATCGCCCTCGAAGTCGAGCGCGTCTGCGACGAACTATTGGGCCACCGGGGGATTTATCCGAACGTCGATTTTTACTCCGGTCTGGTCTACGAAAAGCTGGGCATCCCCTCGGATCTGTTTACGCCGGTCTTTGCCATCTCCCGCGTCGCAGGCTGGCTTGCCCACTGGCACGAACAACTCACCGACAACCGCATCTTCCGTCCCAGCCAGGTCTACACCGGCACGCGCCAGGTCGAGTACACGCCTCTGTCGCTGCGCTCCTACGCCTAG
- the hisF gene encoding imidazole glycerol phosphate synthase subunit HisF → MLARRIVPCLDVQAGRVVKGINFVGLRDAGDPVALAKLYDEQGADELVFLDIAATHEQRAILIDVVRRTAEQVFIPLTVGGGIADLETIQALLAAGADKVSLNSAAVRDPELIARAADRFGTQCVVLAIDARSRSGGGWEVYVRGGRTPTGIDAIEWAIEGERRGAGEILLTSMDADGTRAGYNLQLTRAVAEAVQLPVIASGGAGSCEHIRAALTAGKAQAALIASLLHYGELNVAQIKADLAHHAVAVRR, encoded by the coding sequence ATGCTGGCAAGGCGGATCGTGCCCTGTCTGGACGTGCAGGCGGGCCGGGTGGTGAAGGGAATCAACTTTGTCGGCCTGCGGGATGCGGGCGACCCGGTGGCTCTGGCAAAGCTGTACGACGAGCAGGGGGCGGATGAGCTGGTCTTTCTCGACATCGCTGCCACCCACGAGCAGCGGGCGATCTTGATCGATGTGGTCCGGCGCACCGCCGAGCAGGTCTTCATTCCTCTTACTGTCGGGGGGGGCATCGCCGATCTGGAGACGATCCAGGCGCTGCTGGCTGCCGGGGCGGACAAGGTGAGCCTCAACTCCGCCGCCGTGCGCGACCCGGAGCTGATCGCCCGGGCTGCCGATCGCTTCGGTACCCAGTGCGTCGTGCTTGCCATCGATGCGCGCTCGCGCTCTGGCGGTGGCTGGGAAGTTTACGTGCGGGGCGGGCGTACCCCGACCGGCATCGACGCGATCGAGTGGGCGATCGAGGGCGAGCGGCGCGGGGCGGGTGAGATTTTGCTCACCAGTATGGACGCCGACGGCACCCGCGCCGGATACAATCTGCAACTCACGCGGGCGGTGGCCGAAGCGGTCCAGTTGCCGGTCATTGCCTCCGGCGGGGCCGGTAGCTGCGAGCATATCCGCGCTGCCCTCACCGCAGGCAAAGCCCAGGCCGCCCTCATCGCTTCGCTCTTGCACTACGGCGAGCTGAATGTCGCCCAGATCAAGGCGGATCTGGCTCACCACGCTGTGGCCGTCCGACGATGA
- a CDS encoding DUF1830 domain-containing protein, which translates to MQIVRITNVAGWYFERVVFPAQTILFCTPPEAVLEVYTGSHATCLLADSVPCSQLEIREVVSSLPVAAEQ; encoded by the coding sequence TTGCAGATCGTTCGGATCACAAATGTTGCTGGCTGGTACTTTGAGCGCGTCGTCTTTCCTGCGCAGACGATCCTGTTTTGCACGCCGCCGGAAGCGGTGCTTGAGGTATACACCGGAAGCCACGCGACCTGCCTGCTCGCTGACTCGGTTCCCTGCTCACAACTTGAGATTCGCGAAGTCGTGAGTTCTCTGCCGGTCGCTGCTGAGCAGTAG
- a CDS encoding YybH family protein codes for MPRSLPAAIGLALFLALPCFFLSALPAQTIFAEQEIRTLIARQAEAWNRGDVNGFMAGYEHATTTTFVGASITRGYQQVLERYLERYPTRQKMGALTFSNLEVQMLGEAYASAVGQWNLKRASDDGGDVGGYFTLLLRKTGVGWRIILDHTS; via the coding sequence ATGCCCAGATCCCTGCCCGCTGCTATTGGCCTCGCCCTGTTTTTGGCGCTCCCCTGTTTCTTCTTATCTGCCCTCCCGGCCCAGACAATCTTTGCCGAACAGGAGATCCGCACCCTGATCGCCCGGCAGGCCGAAGCCTGGAACCGGGGCGATGTCAACGGTTTTATGGCCGGCTACGAGCACGCGACGACCACGACCTTCGTCGGTGCAAGCATTACCAGAGGCTACCAGCAGGTGCTCGAGCGCTACCTGGAGCGCTATCCAACCAGACAGAAGATGGGGGCGCTCACCTTTTCAAATCTTGAAGTGCAGATGCTGGGAGAAGCGTACGCCTCGGCAGTCGGACAGTGGAATCTCAAGCGGGCATCCGATGACGGGGGCGATGTCGGCGGCTACTTTACGCTCCTGTTGCGCAAGACCGGCGTCGGCTGGCGGATCATCCTCGATCACACCAGTTGA
- the trpS gene encoding tryptophan--tRNA ligase → MSSSSPTKRILSGVQPTGQLHLGNYLGAVRNWVAEQHHYESFFCVVDLHALTVPQEPAELRQATRRTAALYLASGIDPQVAVVFVQSHVPAHTELTWLFNCLVPTNWLERMIQFKEKATKLGSEVSVGLFDYPILQAADILLYQPHLVPVGEDQRQHLELTRDIARRFNDRFGETLRVPEADIRKEGARVMSLQDGTAKMSKSDPSDLSRINLLDSPDRLREKIKKAKSDPIMGLRFDPERPEATNLLTVYQLLSGLERDAVEKRFAEVGFGKFKPELAELLIEYLRPIRDRYDAIVGETGYLDGILRDGAERASAVASATLGLVREKLGLLPPF, encoded by the coding sequence ATGTCCAGCTCATCGCCCACCAAACGCATCCTCTCAGGTGTCCAACCCACCGGCCAGTTGCATCTGGGCAATTATTTAGGGGCAGTGCGCAACTGGGTCGCCGAGCAGCACCACTACGAGAGCTTTTTTTGTGTCGTCGATCTGCACGCCCTCACCGTTCCGCAAGAACCGGCTGAACTGCGGCAGGCGACCCGGCGCACCGCCGCCCTGTATCTGGCCTCGGGCATCGATCCGCAAGTTGCCGTCGTCTTCGTACAGTCCCACGTCCCGGCCCACACCGAGTTGACCTGGCTGTTTAACTGCCTGGTACCGACCAACTGGCTGGAGCGGATGATCCAGTTCAAAGAAAAGGCGACCAAGCTGGGCAGCGAGGTGAGCGTCGGCCTTTTTGATTACCCCATTTTGCAGGCGGCGGATATTTTGCTCTACCAGCCCCATCTGGTACCGGTGGGCGAGGACCAGCGCCAGCACCTCGAACTTACCCGCGACATCGCCCGCCGCTTTAACGACCGCTTCGGTGAAACCCTTCGCGTTCCAGAAGCCGACATCCGCAAGGAAGGGGCGCGGGTAATGAGCCTGCAGGACGGCACCGCCAAGATGTCCAAGTCCGACCCATCGGATCTTTCGCGCATCAATCTGCTCGATTCGCCCGATCGGCTGCGCGAGAAGATCAAAAAAGCCAAATCTGACCCGATCATGGGGCTGCGCTTCGATCCGGAGCGGCCAGAGGCGACCAACCTGCTCACGGTCTATCAATTGCTTTCGGGCCTTGAGCGCGATGCGGTCGAAAAGCGCTTCGCTGAGGTCGGTTTTGGCAAATTCAAGCCGGAGCTGGCGGAGTTATTGATCGAATATTTGCGTCCGATCCGTGACAGATACGACGCAATCGTGGGCGAGACCGGATATCTTGATGGCATCCTGCGCGATGGGGCTGAGCGCGCCTCGGCGGTGGCCAGTGCCACCCTGGGGTTGGTCCGCGAAAAATTGGGGCTGCTGCCGCCTTTTTAG
- a CDS encoding cofactor assembly of complex C subunit B translates to MNGFLRNLPIVAGCLGGSLVMLNHLLSAPAQQTRAEALGLLLAGILILVGLLQQQAQPLPSPEVQLTGKALEWINPRFGRLEVSLALVRRLLLEQTATRSLLVWWQGEVVLRAGVFETEAPLKPGPIVERVLRTGKPVYLVDLRLFPGRIEFDYLPANLQALVCQPILDRGVLLAGSAAVRSFSNQELACLALLAEHLGTRLEQGV, encoded by the coding sequence ATGAACGGTTTTTTGCGCAACCTGCCCATCGTCGCTGGTTGCCTGGGAGGCAGCCTGGTGATGCTCAACCATCTGCTATCTGCTCCAGCCCAGCAGACGCGCGCGGAGGCCCTGGGGCTGCTGCTCGCTGGAATCTTGATTCTGGTCGGTCTGCTGCAGCAACAGGCCCAACCGCTGCCCAGCCCTGAGGTGCAACTGACCGGCAAGGCGCTTGAGTGGATCAACCCCCGCTTTGGCCGGCTGGAGGTCAGTCTGGCCCTCGTCCGTCGGCTTTTACTGGAGCAGACAGCTACCCGCAGCCTGCTGGTCTGGTGGCAGGGGGAGGTAGTGCTGCGGGCCGGTGTTTTTGAAACAGAAGCGCCCCTCAAACCAGGGCCAATCGTCGAGCGGGTGTTGCGCACCGGTAAGCCGGTATATCTGGTGGATTTGCGTTTATTTCCTGGTCGAATCGAGTTTGATTATCTGCCCGCGAATCTGCAGGCGCTGGTCTGTCAACCGATCTTGGATCGGGGAGTATTGCTGGCAGGTAGCGCTGCGGTGCGCAGTTTTTCAAACCAGGAGCTGGCCTGTTTGGCCCTGCTGGCCGAGCATCTGGGGACGCGGCTGGAGCAGGGAGTCTAG
- a CDS encoding F0F1 ATP synthase subunit gamma, producing MPNLRGIRDRIKSVRNTRKITKAMRLVAAARVRRAQEQVLATRPFADRLVGLLFRLRTRLRFEDVQLPLFERREVKTVAVIVIAGERGLCGAYNANILRRAVEYLRQLKAEGKDFRLYPVGNKATAFFRRSSFPVAQAFPNVGQAPTMSTVNSIIDEVVIAPFLAGAVDQVELIYTRFVSLISSRPTLQTLLPLDPNALTPEDETFRLTTKDGTFQVSRERLSASTKTELSPDTLFEQDAGQLLEALLPLYLGSQMLRALQEGAASELAARMTAMSAASDNASKLLTTLTIVYNKARQAAITQEILEVVAGANA from the coding sequence GTGCCGAACCTCCGTGGCATCCGCGATCGCATCAAGTCCGTCCGCAACACGCGCAAGATCACCAAGGCGATGCGCCTGGTCGCCGCCGCCCGCGTCCGCCGCGCCCAGGAGCAGGTGCTGGCGACCCGCCCCTTCGCCGATCGGCTGGTGGGGCTGTTGTTTCGCCTCCGAACCCGGTTGCGCTTTGAGGATGTGCAGTTGCCCCTCTTCGAGCGCCGCGAGGTCAAGACCGTGGCAGTGATCGTGATCGCCGGTGAGCGGGGGCTGTGCGGTGCCTACAACGCCAACATCCTGCGCCGCGCCGTCGAGTACCTGCGCCAGCTTAAAGCCGAGGGCAAAGATTTTCGGCTCTACCCGGTGGGCAACAAGGCGACAGCTTTCTTTCGCCGCTCCAGTTTCCCGGTCGCCCAGGCATTCCCGAACGTCGGTCAGGCTCCCACGATGAGTACGGTCAATTCGATCATCGACGAAGTGGTTATCGCCCCGTTTCTGGCCGGGGCCGTCGATCAGGTCGAACTCATCTACACGCGCTTCGTCTCGCTCATCTCCTCGCGCCCGACGCTGCAGACCCTGCTGCCCCTCGACCCCAACGCCCTGACACCCGAGGACGAGACCTTTCGGCTCACGACCAAAGACGGCACGTTCCAGGTGAGCCGCGAACGGCTGAGCGCCAGCACCAAGACCGAACTCTCGCCGGATACCCTCTTTGAGCAGGACGCCGGTCAATTGCTCGAAGCCCTGCTGCCGCTGTACCTGGGCTCCCAGATGCTGCGCGCCCTGCAAGAAGGAGCGGCGAGCGAACTGGCAGCCCGGATGACGGCGATGAGCGCCGCCTCCGACAACGCGAGCAAGCTGCTTACGACGCTTACGATCGTCTATAACAAGGCGCGCCAGGCCGCGATCACCCAGGAAATCCTGGAAGTGGTCGCCGGTGCCAACGCCTGA
- the rimO gene encoding 30S ribosomal protein S12 methylthiotransferase RimO: protein MPPTIAVTHLGCEKNRIDTEHMLGLLVQAGYQVDSDEQLADYVLVNTCSFIGPARTESVRTLVQLAEQGKKIVIAGCLAQHFQGELLKEIPEAVAIVGTGDYHRIVEVIERSEKGERVELVSATPTFIADEHVPRYRTTSEAVAYLKIAEGCDYRCAFCIIPHLRGNQRSRPIESIVAEARQLAAEGVKELLLISQISTNYGLDLYGRPRLADLLRALGEVDIPWIRLHYAYPTGLTAEVLEAIRETPNLLPYFDVPLQHSHPEVLRAMNRPWQADFNERLLGRIREELPEATLRTTFVVGFPGESEVHFAHLCDFVERLQFDHVGVFAYSREENTAAAQLPDQLSEAIKKRRRRELMQRQQVISARRNADQVGKVVPVLIEQENPRKKVWLGRSPRFAPEIDGQIVVSGGAQLNALIPVRITGSDVYDLYGEVF, encoded by the coding sequence ATGCCACCGACGATCGCCGTCACCCACCTGGGCTGCGAAAAAAATCGCATCGACACCGAACATATGCTGGGCCTGCTCGTCCAGGCGGGCTATCAGGTCGATTCTGACGAGCAACTGGCCGATTATGTGCTGGTCAATACCTGCAGCTTTATCGGTCCTGCCCGCACCGAGTCGGTGCGCACCCTGGTGCAACTGGCGGAGCAGGGCAAAAAAATCGTGATCGCGGGCTGCCTCGCCCAGCACTTTCAAGGCGAACTGCTCAAAGAAATTCCCGAGGCGGTGGCGATCGTCGGCACCGGCGACTACCACCGCATCGTCGAGGTGATCGAGCGCAGCGAAAAGGGCGAGCGCGTCGAGCTGGTGAGCGCCACGCCCACCTTCATCGCCGACGAGCACGTGCCCCGCTATCGCACGACGAGCGAGGCTGTCGCCTACCTCAAGATCGCCGAAGGCTGCGACTACCGCTGCGCCTTCTGCATCATTCCCCACCTGCGGGGCAACCAGCGCAGCCGCCCGATCGAGTCGATCGTCGCCGAGGCCCGGCAACTGGCCGCTGAAGGGGTCAAAGAACTGCTGCTCATCTCGCAAATTTCGACCAACTACGGCCTCGATCTCTATGGCCGCCCCCGCCTCGCCGACCTGCTGCGCGCCCTGGGAGAAGTAGACATCCCCTGGATCCGCCTGCACTACGCCTATCCGACCGGGCTCACCGCCGAGGTGCTGGAGGCAATCCGCGAGACGCCGAACCTGCTGCCTTACTTCGATGTGCCCCTGCAGCACTCGCACCCGGAGGTGCTGCGGGCGATGAATCGTCCCTGGCAGGCAGACTTTAACGAGCGCCTGCTGGGTCGCATCCGCGAGGAGCTGCCGGAAGCTACCCTGCGCACCACCTTCGTCGTCGGTTTTCCGGGTGAGAGCGAGGTGCACTTTGCCCACCTGTGCGACTTTGTCGAGCGCCTGCAGTTCGATCACGTCGGCGTGTTTGCCTACTCCCGCGAGGAGAACACCGCCGCTGCCCAACTGCCCGATCAACTGAGCGAGGCGATCAAAAAGCGCCGCCGCCGCGAACTGATGCAGCGGCAGCAGGTCATCTCTGCCCGACGCAACGCCGACCAGGTGGGCAAAGTGGTGCCGGTGCTCATCGAACAGGAAAATCCACGCAAAAAAGTATGGCTGGGCCGCTCTCCCCGCTTTGCCCCCGAGATCGATGGCCAGATCGTCGTCTCCGGAGGGGCCCAGCTCAACGCCCTGATCCCCGTGCGCATCACCGGCTCGGATGTGTACGACCTGTACGGCGAAGTGTTCTGA
- a CDS encoding UbiD family decarboxylase, translating to MGRDLRTFLQLLEQKGQLRRVTARVDTDLEIAEIANRLLAVGGPALLFENVKGSPFPVAVNLLGTVERVVWSMGLEEQGQLEALGEKLGRLQKPRPPRNLQDAIAFAPLLVDVIRSRPGRVLFNPECQQVVREGEAVDLDTLPLIRPYPGDGGRILTLGLVITQDPEDGTPNVGIYRLQQQSKNTMSVHWLSVRGGARHLRKAAERGEKLPVAIAVGVDPLLILAAATPIPVELSEWIFAGLYAGEGVQLAKCRHSDLLVPAHAEFVLEGTITPGEVVADGPFGDHMGYYGGVEDSPLVRIAAITHRERPLYCTTFSGRPPKEEAMIAIALNRIYTPLLRQQVPEVRDFFLPMDALSYKLAVLSIKKAYPGQARRAALAFWTALAQFTYTKFVVVVDDDIDIRDPSQVVWAIASKVDPARDVFVIPDTPFDTLDFACERIGLGARMGIDATTKIPPETDHPWGEPLKSDPTTSERVSRRWAEYGLEDVLRAKVDPKAWGYT from the coding sequence ATGGGCCGGGATCTGCGCACGTTTTTGCAGTTGCTGGAGCAGAAGGGCCAGTTGCGGCGGGTTACGGCCCGAGTCGATACCGATCTCGAAATTGCCGAAATTGCCAACCGGCTGCTCGCCGTCGGCGGACCGGCGCTTTTGTTCGAGAACGTCAAAGGCTCGCCCTTTCCTGTAGCTGTGAACCTGCTGGGCACCGTCGAGCGGGTGGTCTGGTCGATGGGATTGGAGGAGCAAGGACAACTTGAGGCCCTGGGCGAAAAATTGGGCAGGCTCCAGAAGCCCCGCCCGCCCCGCAATCTGCAGGATGCGATCGCCTTTGCGCCGCTCCTGGTCGATGTGATTCGATCTCGACCGGGGCGGGTGCTCTTTAACCCCGAGTGTCAGCAGGTGGTGCGCGAGGGCGAGGCCGTCGATCTAGATACCCTGCCGCTCATCCGGCCCTACCCCGGCGATGGGGGCCGCATTCTCACCCTGGGCCTTGTGATTACGCAAGATCCGGAGGACGGCACGCCCAACGTCGGCATCTACCGCCTCCAGCAGCAGAGCAAGAACACGATGAGCGTCCACTGGTTGTCGGTGCGCGGCGGTGCCCGTCACCTGCGCAAAGCCGCCGAGCGGGGCGAGAAGCTGCCGGTGGCGATCGCTGTGGGCGTCGATCCGCTCTTGATCCTGGCGGCGGCCACCCCGATCCCGGTGGAACTTTCAGAATGGATCTTCGCCGGGCTGTACGCCGGTGAGGGGGTGCAACTTGCCAAGTGCCGCCACTCCGATCTGCTGGTGCCCGCCCACGCCGAATTCGTCCTCGAAGGCACGATTACACCGGGGGAGGTGGTAGCGGACGGTCCCTTCGGCGATCACATGGGCTACTACGGCGGCGTCGAAGATTCGCCCCTGGTGCGCATCGCTGCCATCACCCATCGGGAGCGGCCCCTCTACTGCACCACCTTCTCGGGCCGACCGCCCAAGGAGGAGGCAATGATCGCCATCGCCCTCAACCGCATCTACACGCCGCTGCTCAGGCAGCAGGTGCCGGAGGTGCGCGACTTTTTTTTGCCGATGGACGCCCTCAGCTACAAGCTGGCGGTGCTGTCGATCAAAAAAGCGTACCCCGGCCAGGCGCGCCGGGCCGCCCTCGCCTTCTGGACGGCCCTTGCCCAGTTCACCTACACCAAGTTCGTCGTCGTCGTAGACGACGACATCGATATTCGCGACCCGTCCCAGGTGGTCTGGGCGATCGCTTCCAAAGTCGATCCGGCCCGCGACGTGTTCGTGATCCCCGATACGCCCTTCGACACCCTTGACTTTGCCTGCGAGCGCATCGGCCTCGGAGCGCGCATGGGGATCGACGCCACCACCAAGATCCCACCCGAAACCGATCACCCCTGGGGCGAACCGCTCAAGTCGGATCCGACGACGAGCGAACGGGTCAGCCGCCGGTGGGCCGAGTACGGCCTGGAGGACGTTCTGCGGGCAAAAGTTGACCCCAAAGCCTGGGGTTACACGTAA